The proteins below are encoded in one region of Geminocystis sp. M7585_C2015_104:
- a CDS encoding TIGR02450 family Trp-rich protein — MVKKKQKFPHLIGSKWTSTQTTWGWRHFQVVNRRDEAGWVFAEMMSSCDETVRFWINAQQLKDRNLWLPGWIPLNQLKES, encoded by the coding sequence ATGGTAAAAAAAAAGCAGAAGTTTCCTCATCTAATAGGCTCAAAATGGACTTCCACTCAGACTACCTGGGGGTGGCGACACTTTCAGGTTGTCAACCGTAGGGATGAGGCTGGGTGGGTTTTTGCGGAGATGATGTCGTCCTGTGATGAGACTGTGCGTTTCTGGATTAATGCCCAACAATTAAAGGATCGTAACTTGTGGCTGCCCGGTTGGATACCCCTTAACCAATTGAAAGAATCCTAA
- a CDS encoding SLBB domain-containing protein, with protein sequence MRILRPCLTLGLGLIIQTSIAAQTPPSPISHQRVLKPLSPSSLSSNPQPPILNPPAYTLDGGDVIQVNVFALPQSVATVFNDGTITLPLIGVVNVRGKTIPEVNNLLTKLYSKYLKRPAVDVILLKTRPIQVAVVGEVNKPGNYSLSSQEKQARVSDLLVLAGGLTVSADIRQIQLKRKENSREEVYFLDFWQLLQRGDLSQDVRLQDGDVVIVPKKENMELGEYRQLADATFGIKYNTPPSITIIGEVNSPGVYTLPVDKGIPRLTTAIQLGGGVKELADIRNIVVTRTTRDGQTHTIAVNLWDMLQSGDINKDIPLRDGDTIFIPPAKEIEPAEAEKIAMANFSPGKITVNVVGNVRQPGIITLKPNTSLNNAILAAGGFDQAGVNPVVELIRVNPNGTVTKREIKIDLQAAVNEQTNPILKNNDIVVVSGTAPVNRGSNNILGVLGTIFPFLGIFNLFR encoded by the coding sequence ATGAGAATTCTACGGCCTTGCCTAACCCTAGGACTAGGGTTAATAATACAAACTAGTATAGCAGCACAGACTCCCCCTAGCCCCATCAGCCATCAACGGGTTTTAAAACCACTTTCCCCTTCTTCCCTCTCTTCTAATCCCCAACCCCCAATCCTTAACCCCCCAGCCTACACCCTCGATGGCGGCGACGTCATTCAGGTTAACGTTTTTGCCCTCCCTCAGAGTGTTGCAACGGTTTTCAATGATGGTACAATTACTCTCCCCCTTATTGGCGTGGTGAATGTCAGGGGCAAAACCATCCCAGAAGTCAATAACCTTTTGACAAAACTTTACAGTAAATATTTAAAAAGGCCAGCAGTGGACGTAATACTATTAAAGACGAGGCCAATACAGGTGGCGGTAGTGGGGGAGGTGAATAAACCGGGAAACTACAGTTTATCCTCTCAGGAAAAGCAGGCAAGGGTGAGTGATTTGTTGGTGTTGGCTGGGGGGTTGACAGTTTCTGCAGACATCAGACAAATTCAGTTGAAAAGGAAAGAAAACAGCAGGGAGGAAGTCTACTTCTTAGACTTTTGGCAACTGTTGCAACGGGGAGACTTATCCCAAGATGTAAGATTACAAGACGGGGATGTAGTGATTGTACCCAAAAAGGAGAACATGGAGTTAGGGGAATACCGTCAGTTAGCAGATGCCACCTTTGGCATTAAATACAATACTCCCCCCAGTATTACCATCATAGGCGAGGTAAATAGTCCTGGTGTCTATACCCTCCCCGTTGACAAAGGAATTCCTCGTCTCACCACTGCCATCCAACTTGGTGGTGGTGTCAAGGAATTGGCAGACATTCGGAACATTGTAGTAACAAGAACTACTAGGGATGGACAGACTCATACTATCGCGGTAAATCTCTGGGACATGTTACAGTCAGGAGATATAAACAAAGACATACCATTGCGAGATGGTGATACCATATTTATACCCCCCGCCAAGGAGATTGAGCCAGCAGAGGCGGAAAAAATAGCGATGGCTAATTTCTCTCCTGGCAAGATTACTGTCAATGTGGTGGGGAATGTGCGTCAACCAGGTATTATCACCTTAAAGCCTAATACTAGTCTTAATAATGCCATTTTAGCGGCTGGGGGCTTTGACCAGGCGGGTGTTAATCCTGTTGTGGAGTTAATTAGAGTTAATCCCAATGGTACAGTTACCAAAAGGGAAATTAAGATAGACTTACAGGCGGCAGTGAATGAACAGACAAACCCCATTCTAAAGAATAATGATATTGTAGTGGTTAGTGGCACTGCCCCTGTTAACAGAGGCTCAAATAATATTCTAGGGGTTCTTGGCACTATTTTCCCATTTTTAGGTATTTTCAATCTCTTCCGTTAG
- a CDS encoding hybrid sensor histidine kinase/response regulator: MLSPIPHLNILLVEDNLPDAILIAKHLSKIEKPRLSLCHVSTCREAVRCLEEEKFDVILLDLSLPDSFQLDTVKKISAEAENTAIIILTGLDDEKVALDSLREGAQDYLVKNEINSTVLKKAICYAIERKKQVRHLKHLVDILLDSNRKLEDYARQVSHDLKQPLQTILGSGKLIGYLEENAGEKTRQLLNMLVNSAEKMSDMIEALLSACRVGGEDEKEWLDCERIIKEVLELLGEQIRAKGAKITINFPAKFRPVMVYYNRVQLERVWQNLISNAIKYVPEDRKPEVAIAAEKHQNQWLFMISDNGIGIKETDYEKVFLANQRLSEGEKMAKGSGMGLAICKQIIEDNGGRIWVQSSIYQGSTFFFTIPTRS; the protein is encoded by the coding sequence ATGTTATCGCCAATCCCTCATTTAAATATTTTGCTGGTGGAGGATAACCTCCCCGATGCTATACTAATTGCCAAACACTTGAGTAAAATTGAAAAGCCACGGCTATCCCTCTGTCATGTTTCTACCTGTAGAGAGGCTGTACGATGCCTTGAGGAGGAAAAATTTGATGTGATTTTGTTGGACTTATCCTTGCCAGATAGTTTCCAATTAGATACCGTAAAAAAGATAAGTGCAGAGGCGGAAAACACGGCAATTATTATTCTAACAGGTTTGGATGACGAAAAAGTGGCTCTCGACTCCCTTAGGGAAGGCGCCCAGGATTATTTGGTGAAAAATGAGATTAATTCCACCGTATTAAAAAAGGCAATTTGCTATGCCATAGAGAGAAAAAAACAGGTGCGACACCTCAAACACTTGGTAGACATACTACTTGATTCTAACAGAAAACTAGAAGACTATGCCAGACAAGTATCCCATGATTTAAAACAACCATTACAAACCATTTTAGGGAGTGGAAAACTAATTGGCTATCTGGAAGAAAATGCCGGCGAAAAAACAAGACAACTCCTGAATATGCTGGTAAACTCCGCAGAAAAAATGAGTGATATGATTGAAGCTTTGTTGTCGGCGTGCCGAGTGGGAGGAGAAGATGAAAAAGAGTGGCTAGACTGCGAGAGGATAATAAAAGAGGTACTAGAATTACTGGGAGAGCAAATCAGAGCTAAAGGTGCGAAAATAACAATTAATTTCCCAGCTAAATTCAGACCAGTGATGGTATACTATAACCGAGTACAGTTGGAGAGAGTCTGGCAAAACCTCATCAGTAACGCCATAAAATACGTACCAGAAGACAGAAAACCAGAAGTGGCAATAGCAGCGGAAAAACACCAAAACCAATGGCTATTTATGATTAGTGATAATGGCATTGGGATTAAGGAAACAGACTATGAGAAAGTATTTTTGGCCAACCAAAGACTGTCGGAGGGGGAGAAAATGGCAAAAGGTAGTGGCATGGGTTTAGCTATTTGCAAACAAATAATAGAAGACAATGGGGGGAGAATTTGGGTACAATCCTCCATATATCAGGGAAGCACATTTTTCTTTACCATCCCAACTCGCAGCTGA
- a CDS encoding response regulator — MKLTKTPQVLLVEDSLADITLIKRILRQRQIPNELHVVNDGVEAMAFLRKEGKYQNAPIPHIILLDLNLPKKNGKEVLKEIKSDPGLRLIPVIILTTSDNDQDIRDCYKEYANAYLCKPNSLEGLSECMAAIENFWFRFVEYTIECS, encoded by the coding sequence ATGAAACTGACAAAAACTCCACAAGTTTTACTGGTAGAAGACTCCCTAGCAGACATCACCCTGATAAAAAGAATTCTCCGCCAAAGACAAATCCCAAACGAATTACATGTGGTAAACGACGGAGTAGAAGCAATGGCTTTCTTGAGAAAAGAAGGCAAGTACCAAAATGCACCCATTCCCCACATTATTTTGTTGGATTTAAACCTCCCAAAAAAAAATGGAAAAGAAGTATTAAAAGAGATAAAATCTGATCCCGGGCTCAGACTCATACCAGTAATAATACTTACCACCTCTGACAATGACCAGGATATTAGAGACTGTTATAAAGAGTATGCTAATGCCTATCTATGTAAACCCAACAGTTTAGAAGGCCTATCGGAATGTATGGCTGCCATTGAAAACTTCTGGTTCAGATTCGTGGAGTACACTATAGAATGTAGTTAG